The proteins below come from a single Metarhizium brunneum chromosome 1, complete sequence genomic window:
- the tropB gene encoding FAD-dependent monooxygenase: MSQSAGEDSPLEVAIVGCGIVGLIAAAGLARRRIKVTIFEQGQGLRELGTGIAFNPAAQGCLEMIDPEVTMALRMGGAVGLSAANEDDPHDCLRWIDGYNQRDKSDPYYQKYYLKTNAGYRGIQGIRRDHLLEQLIRVLPSDTVVFKKRLEDIVEGGDDEKIVLKFADGTVTEADAVIGCDGIKSKTRNIVLGPDSTAGKPTYTHVNSYPTVIPMEKAVSALGERKARAFHNHLGPDANILHYPVAHGTMCNVTVFVRNDEEWPQDKPTALVGQRADIEHRFRDWNPAIRDLISLLPETLPTWAVFDLWDYPLPFYNKGRICVAGDAAHASSPHHGAGAGMGVEDALVLSVLMADASMKLGKGKLSKSQVISSAFAVYNDIRRTRSQWLVQSSRRICDLHQQKEWADPTKWLKAESTLEELKDRTYKIWNYDFRQMVAEAAESYGMLISRLEKQASATNGDVKASSLVNGNVSESIAKTKTVAHGIGDSKTLSIETHAELLAGPGQSCTTDVMVS; encoded by the exons ATGTCGCAATCCGCAGGAGAAGACAGCCCGCTCGAGGTTGCCATTGTAGGGTgtggcatcgtcggcctcaTCGCCGCTGCAGGTCTGGCAAGGCGTCGGATCAAGGTCACGATTTTCGAGCAGGGCCAGGGCTTGCGGGAGCTGGGAACAGGAATCGCATTCAATCCCGCTGCTCAAGGATGTCTAGAAATGATCGACCCGGAAGTGACCATGGCCCTGAGGATGGGTGGTGCTGTAGGTCTTTCCGCTGCCAACGAGGACGATCCTCACGACTGCCTTCGATGGATTGATGGCTACAATCAAAGAGACAAGAGCGATCCCTACTATCAGAAGTACTACTTGAAAACGAATGCGGGATACCGAGGAATCCAAGGCATTCGCAGAGACCATCTTCTTGAACAACTAATCCGAGTCTTGCCATCCGACACTGTGGTTTTCAAGAAGCGCTTAGAGGATATTGTCGAGGGCGGAGACGACGAAAAGATTGTGCTCAAGTTTGCAGATGGCACTGTGACCGAAGCCGACGCCG TCATTGGGTGCGATGGAATCAAATCCAAGACAAGGAACATAGTTCTTGGCCCCGACAGCACCGCCGGCAAGCCGACTTATACTCATGTCAACTCGTACCCTACCGTTATCCCAATGGAGAAGGCCGTCTCAGCACTGGGAGAACGCAAGGCAAGGGCATTTCACAATCACTTGGGTCCTGACGCAAACATCCTTCACTACCCCGTGGCACACGGCACCATGTGCAATGTCACCGTCTTTGTTCGAAACGACGAGGAATGGCCACAGGATAAACCAACGGCGCTTGTCGGCCAGCGTGCTGATATCGAACATCGCTTCAGGGACTGGAACCCAGCAATTCGAGATCTCATCAGCCTGCTGCCGGAGACGCTCCCTACCTGGGCAGTCTTTGACTTGTGGGATTACCCTCTCCCGTTCTACAACAAAGGCCGGATATGTGTTGCTGGAGACGCAGCGCATGCCAGCAGCCCGCAtcatggcgccggcgccggcatgGGGGTAGAGGACGCACTTGTCCTTTCGGTTCTGATGGCCGACGCCTCGATGAAACTCGGAAAAGGAAAACTGTCCAAAAGTCAGGTCATTTCCTCCGCGTTTGCCGTGTACAATGACATCAGGAGGACTCGCAGCCAGTGGCTGGTGCAGAGCAGTCGACGAATCTGCGAtctgcaccagcagaaaGAATGGGCAGACCCGACAAAGTGGCTCAAGGCAGAGTCGACATTGGAGGAGCTCAAAGACCGCACTTATAAGATATGGAATTATGACTTCCGTCAAATGGTTGCGGAGGCTGCTGAGAGCTATGGCATGCTCATCAGTCGCCTTGAAAAGCAAGCGTCTGCCACAAACGGCGACGTCAAGGCAAGTTCTCTCGTCAACGGCAATGTTTCGGAATCCATAGCCAAGACAAAAACGGTGGCTCATGGCATCGGCGACTCGAAAACGCTGTCGATCGAGACGCATGCCGAGCTATTGGCTGGACCTGGCCAAAGCTGCACCACAGATGTGATGGTCTCTTAA
- the azaA gene encoding Non-reducing polyketide synthase yields MHSDPRLASPNGALNVFLFGSLPLSFDHSEFHRIQNTVRGDESVSWILKVVSELPELWQSISAALGVPSERVVEGYMQLVDLKNAFNSGAALTIPYPLPNKLLVPLATIDQLIQYMSFHKNAYAGQDDEADWVSRASAKGETLGFCTGLLSSAAVSSSKSPSDFERYGSSAIRLAVAVGAVADMDAKASAQSPQPTRCLGTEWNSDSKLTDLCKIIDSQDDTYISVNYDYNRATVTTSLAAMAQVQQNMRSAGLPASEIGLRGRYHSEEHGDALSALLRFCDGRPEFQFRDCSDLVMKSRSNTGGQYFTSGPLHHHILRSIILEPPSWYETIKTLESEVLSQDEKASIVAFGPERPLPPSLSPSLSSRCIHVSDSKNAPTKSTRQGRSGGVYPDTDIAVVGMSCKVAGADDLEEFWEVLSSGKSQHKEVSSERFTFETAFRDMDPKRKWFGNFIRGHDKFDNKFFKTSPREAATTDPQQRQLLQVAYQAVEQSGYFHKEQDDSTREVGCYIGLCGTDYENNIACHPANAFCATGNLEGFAAGKISHYFGWTGPAFVVDTACSSSAVAIHQACRAILSGECSAALAGGTHIMTSPYRFQNLAGASFLSTTGQCKPFDSRADGYCRGDGVAAIFLKKLSVAIADGDQVLGVIAATGVQQNQNCTPIFVPNSPSLSDLFRNVSTKANLEPEAITVVEAHGTGTAVGDPAEYESVRRVLGGTNRSNSLVLGSVKGFIGHTEPVSGVLSLIKVLLMMNKGYIPPQASFETINPNIKAQPSDKIVIPTSLRPWNADFKAALINNYGASGSNASMVLTQGPSTIPKPAYHESSDKKYPFWLCGLDDSSVRRYATALLKYVSNRKASSRDPELTLRDVSFNLARKTNRSLARSSIFSVKSLGELSQALTSIADNKGGFSTSAPKAERPVVLCFGGQISTFVGLDKELYDRVKVLRQHLDAVDSAAKSLGAGSIFPNIFHREPVNDTVKLQTILFAIQYASAKCWIDSGVKPVALVGHSFGELTALCVSGILTLQDCLKAVIKRATLVRDFWGAEKGAMMAIEADLDKVQDVLQKAAMSLGSSNSAPASIACYNGPRSFTLAGSVESIDAVAKVLESEPPKTIRSKRLNVTNSFHCSLVDNIDAQLNECGLGLAFQKPTIPLEHATEQPLEEVTSSFFAKHLRSPVFFDRALKRITSKHPSCVFLEAGSNSTVTNMAGRALGNNGDLHFQGVNITGEPGTAWNNLVDSTLSLWKEGLTMSFWSHHGSDVLSHEPLLLPPYQFEQAKHWMELKAPQKAILEVPQNNKPDENESSLFQFAGYTDSKKQEGRFRINTSSKQYERLVSGHVFAETAAICPATVQLDFVIEAIRSLNQELASEHLQPQLHNVQCQLPVCVDASRTLWIDFKESAGDTRSLWKFSIVSTEASSKTDKGLSVHTTGTLRFVPADDSSAELEFSRLQRLVGSRQCLELLNSGDVEEVLLNRSIYKIFAEIVNYTDDYRGVQKLVSRGNQSAAHVVRQHDATTWLDAHLADCLCQVAGIWANCMTDCSSADMYVCNGMEHWFRNPRQSGNKDKPGRPAALNVLAVHHYPSEKAILSDIFAFDAKTNDLVEVITGISYVKVSRASMSKVLSRLTPGLLSAAARTEPSSTMSGSFPATNVDNARLENGHAPVSSTQEPVTSSKAAKKSASSGIASQLRKIISELSGVEEGEIQADSALADLGIDSLLGMELAHEVDSAFKINIPEATLMEIVDFPGLLKVVAELLGESVEPDAGEEGGHEQIASSSTSEFGDRSNSECSGFQTGVSTPALSEPEVPFDLKLSHELVMQTFTAVKEKTDDRIVEHGQENYATVAEPLQTELCISLTLDALDDLGYSVRNAPAGSSITRVPHPAEHSRLVDALYAMLEKEGNLVTVDGGRITRTSTPCPVQSSQDIFQRLLSQFPDQHVADKLTFYAGSRLADVLREKTNGIKLIFGCTEGRELVSRFYAEWPLHKLLYRQLQDFVRRLAEELKAVNGGPLKILEMGAGTGGTTKLLLPILAEANIPVEYTFTDLAPSFVAAARKNFKDYPFMKFRQHDISNPPPQDLIGTQHLIVASNAVHATPNLKTSTGNIRKALREDGMLLLVEMTGRVWWMDLVFGLFEGWWLFDDGREYVVQDERQWERDLQSVGYGVVDWTDGGRPENKLERLIIASASRSTRCASLPTPPPCVKSPSADCEFREAAVKEYVEDLSRGFAESLGVGAALGGGQGARTRRGDGKCVLVTGGTGSLGAHIVANLALRPDVREVVCLNRRSKVDAVLRQTRSMLDKGLSLPGEALEKLRVFETDLSKQFLGLSEADYHGLTASVTHIVHNAWLMNTKWPLKRFEPQLRIMRNMIYLARDASLAKESTEKVSFQLVSSVAAVGHWPVWSGEATVPEERMTIDSVLPIGYGDAKHTCEKLLDRTLHLFPGRFRVTVVRPGQIAGSSGSGYWNSMEHVPFLIKSSQTLGVLPDLPGHLAWAPVDAVAGTAVDILTLPDNVQAHPVYHIDNPKRQSWSEMVRMLARALDIPDDKIIPFADWIHVVRSNAKQSNGPDEENPASMLADFFEQDFVHMSCGAMVLGTDKACEHSVTLRSLEPVTEALLGSYVSNWQKAGFLRR; encoded by the exons ATGCATTCCGATCCGAGATTAGCCAGTCCAAACGGGGCTTTAAATGTATTCCTTTTCGGATCTTTGCCGTTGTCATTCGACCATTCAGAGTTTCATCGGATCCAAAACACTGTTCGCGGTGATGAGAGTGTTTCATGGATTCTGAAGGTTGTATCAGAGCTACCGGAACTATGGCAATCCATCTCTGCAGCTCTCGGTGTTCCTAGCGAAAGGGTTGTCGAAGGCTACATGCAGCTTGTTGACCTAAAGAATGCTTTCAACTCGGGCGCTGCGCTGACTATTCCGTACCCGTTGCCAAATAAACTCTTAGTTCCACTGGCAACCATCGACCAGCTTATTCAGTACATGAGCTTCCATAAAAATGCGTACGccggccaagacgacgaagcTGACTGGGTATCACGGGCTTCTGCCAAGGGCGAAACGCTGGGATTCTGCACGGGGCTGCTGAGCTCGGCGGCCGTGTCCAGTTCCAAGTCTCCCTCAGATTTCGAGAGATATGGTTCATCTGCAATTCGGCTGGCCGTTGCAGTTGGTGCGGTTGCTGATATGGATGCCAAAGCATCAGCTCAGTCGCCACAGCCCACGAGGTGCCTCGGGACAGAATGGAATTCCGACTCCAAACTGACCGACCTCTGCAAGATCATAGACAGCCAAGATGAT ACATACATCTCTGTCAACTACGACTACAACCGCGCCACGGTTACGACAtcgttggcggcgatggctcAAGTGCAGCAGAATATGAGATCAGCAGGATTGCCAGCTTCGGAGATAGGTTTGCGTGGTCGATATCATTCCGAAGAGCACGGGGACGCTCTCAGCGCCCTTCTCCGATTCTGCGACGGCCGCCCCGAATTCCAGTTCCGCGACTGTTCTGACCTCGTGATGAAATCGCGATCCAATACCGGCGGTCAATATTTTACATCCGGCCCACTTCATCACCATATTCTTAGGTCAATAATCTTGGAACCACCTAGTTGGTACGAGACTATCAAGACCTTGGAATCAGAGGTGCTCTCGCAAGATGAGAAAGCAAGCATCGTAGCATTTGGACCAGAGCGACCACTGCCGCCTTCCCTGTCACCATCACTGAGCTCGCGCTGCATTCATGTGTCTGACTCCAAGAACGCGCCGACCAAAAGCACACGCCAGGGCAGGTCTGGAGGTGTATATCCGGACACCGACATTGCTGTTGTGGGAATGTCATGCAAAGTAGCCGGGGCGGATGATCTAGAAGAGTTCTGGGAAGTGCTCTCTTCCGGGAAATCGCAGCACAAAGAAGTCTCATCGGAAAGGTTCACCTTTGAGACGGCTTTCAGAGACATGGACCCAAAGAGGAAATGGTTTGGAAACTTTATTCGCGGACATGACAAGTTCGACAATAAGTTCTTCAAGACCAGTCCCCGCGAAGCCGCGACGACCGATCCGCAACAACGACAACTCCTTCAAGTGGCCTACCAGGCCGTCGAACAGTCTGGATACTTCCATAAAGAACAAGACGATAGCACACGAGAAGTCGGTTGCTACATTGGTCTTTGTGGAACAGACTACGAGAACAACATTGCCTGTCATCCGGCCAACGCCTTTTGTGCCACTGGCAACTTGGAAGGCTTCGCGGCTGGAAAGATCAGCCACTATTTCGGCTGGACAGGGCCGGCATTCGTCGTTGATACGGCATGTTCTTCATCTGCTGTTGCCATCCACCAGGCGTGCCGAGCTATCCTGAGCGGCGAGTGTAGTGCTGCTCTGGCTGGAGGCACGCACATCATGACGAGTCCGTATCGGTTCCAGAATTTAGCTGGCGCTTCCTTTTTAAGCACCACTGGACAATGCAAGCCCTTTGACTCCAGGGCAGATGGCTATTGCCGAGGGGACGGCGTCGCAGCCATCTTCCTGAAGAAGCTTTCTGTTGCTATTGCCGACGGAGATCAAGTTCTCGGAGTCATTGCAGCCACGGGGGTGCAGCAGAACCAAAACTGCACACCCATCTTCGTCCCGAACTCGCCCTCCTTGTCTGATTTGTTTAGAAATGTATCTACCAAGGCAAATCTCGAACCAGAGGCAATTACTGTGGTGGAAGCGCATGGTACCGGAACAGCTGTCGGAGATCCCGCGGAATATGAGAGCGTTCGACGGGTCCTCGGAGGCACCAACAGAAGCAATTCTCTCGTTCTGGGGTCTGTCAAGGGATTTATTGGACATACAGAGCCAGTGTCTGGAGTCTTGTCATTGATCAAGGTGCTTCTGATGATGAACAAGGGCTACATACCACCGCAAGCAAGCTTTGAGACCATCAACCCTAACATCAAAGCCCAGCCCTCTGACAAGATTGTCATTCCTACCTCCCTCAGGCCTTGGAACGCCGACTTCAAGGCTGCACTGATTAACAACTACGGCGCTTCAGGTTCCAATGCGTCAATGGTGTTGACTCAAGGCCCTTCAACGATTCCCAAACCAGCATATCACGAGTCGAGCGACAAGAAGTATCCGTTCTGGCTGTGCGGATTAGACGATTCTAGCGTACGTCGGTATGCAACAGCACTATTGAAATACGTCAGCAATCGCAAAGCCTCATCTCGTGACCCTGAGCTGACTTTGAGGGACGTCTCCTTCAATCTGGCCCGCAAGACCAACCGGTCGCTTGCGCGAAGTTCAATATTCAGCGTCAAGTCACTAGGTGAACTATCACAGGCGTTGACCTCCATTGCCGATAATAAAGGTGGCTTCTCTACGAGCGCGCCAAAGGCAGAACGACCAGTGGTGCTCTGCTTCGGAGGCCAGATATCTACCTTTGTTGGATTGGACAAGGAGTTATACGACAGAGTCAAGGTTCTGCGCCAGCATTTGGATGCAGTGGATTCTGCTGCAAAGAGTCTAGGAGCAGGAAGCATATTCCCCAACATCTTCCACCGCGAACCAGTAAATGATACCGTGAAGCTACAGACAATACTCTTCGCGATTCAGTATGCAAGCGCCAAGTGCTGGATCGATTCTGGCGTTAAACCTGTTGCCCTGGTGGGACACAGCTTTGGCGAGCTGACGGCATTGTGCGTGTCTGGTATTCTGACACTGCAAGACTGTCTCAAGGCTGTGATAAAGAGGGCGACTCTGGTGCGAGACTTCTGGGGTGCTGAGAagggcgccatgatggcaatcGAAGCTGATCTGGACAAGGTCCAAGACGTGCTTCAGAAGGCTGCCATGTCTCTTGGATCGAGTAACTCGGCCCCGGCCTCGATTGCCTGTTACAACGGACCCAGGAGTTTCACATTAGCTGGATCAGTCGAATCCATTGACGCGGTTGCTAAAGTCCTGGAGTCTGAACCCCCGAAGACAATAAGATCCAAGAGGCTAAACGTGACAAACTCGTTCCATTGCAGTCTTGTTGATAACATTGACGCTCAGCTGAACGAGTGCGGACTCGGCCTTGCGTTCCAAAAGCCTACAATTCCGCTTGAACATGCAACTGAGCAGCCATTGGAGGAAGTGACTTCGAGCTTCTTCGCCAAGCATCTCCGCTCCCCTGTATTCTTTGATCGGGCATTGAAGAGGATCACCAGCAAACACCCGTCCTGCGTCTTCTTGGAAGCCGGGTCAAACTCGACGGTCACAAACATGGCGGGCCGTGCTCTGGGAAACAATGGCGATTTACATTTCCAGGGCGTAAACATTACTGGTGAGCCAGGTACAGCATGGAACAATCTTGTTGACTCAACGTTGAGCCTCTGGAAGGAGGGCCTTACCATGTCTTTCTGGTCTCACCACGGATCTGATGTTCTCTCTCACGAGCCTCTTCTCCTACCGCCCTACCAGTTTGAGCAAGCAAAGCACTGGATGGAGCTGAAAGCCCCCCAAAAGGCCATCTTGGAAGTTCCCCAGAACAACAAGCCCGACGAAAATGAGAGCAGCCTCTTCCAGTTTGCTGGCTACACAGACAGCAAGAAACAAGAAGGACGATTCCGTATCAACACCTCCTCGAAGCAATATGAGAGACTGGTATCGGGCCATGTCTTTGCAGAGACGGCAGCCATTTGTCCGGCCACTGTACAGCTCGATTTTGTCATCGAGGCTATTCGCAGCCTGAATCAGGAGCTGGCATCCGAGCACTTACAACCACAGCTTCACAACGTCCAATGCCAATTGCCCGTGTGCGTCGACGCCAGCCGCACGCTGTGGATTGACTTCAAGGAGAGTGCAGGCGACACTCGCTCCCTCTGGAAGTTTAGCATCGTGAGCACCGAGGCATCGTCAAAGACGGACAAGGGCTTGTCGGTTCACACGACGGGCACGCTTCGATTCGTCCCAGCCGACGACTCATCCGCCGAGCTGGAGTTTTCGCGACTCCAGCGCCTCGTCGGCAGCCGACAGTGTCTCGAGCTGCTCAACAGCGGAGACGTCGAGGAGGTGCTTCTCAACCGCAGCATTTACAAGATCTTCGCCGAGATTGTCAACTACACCGACGACTATCGCGGCGTGCAAAAGCTCGTGAGTCGTGGCAACCAGTCTGCCGCACACGTCGTTCGGCAACACGACGCAACGACATGGCTGGACGCTCATCTGGCCGACTGCCTGTGCCAAGTCGCGGGTATATGGGCAAACTGCATGACGGACTGCAGCTCGGCCGACATGTATGTGTGCAACGGCATGGAACACTGGTTCCGCAACCCGCGCCAGTCTGGTAACAAGGACAAGCCTGGGCGTCCTGCGGCTCTGAATGTGCTCGCTGTACATCACTATCCGTCGGAGAAGGCAATCCTGTCGGATATTTTTGCATTTGATGCCAAGACCAACGACCTGGTCGAAGTGATTACTGGAATAAGCTACGTCAAGGTTTCGAGGGCGTCGATGAGCAAAGTACTCTCGAGATTAACGCCGGGCCTTTTGTCTGCGGCAGCTAGAACGGAGCCGTCTTCCACAATGTCGGGTTCTTTCCCGGCGACAAACGTTGACAATGCTCGTCTAGAGAATGGACATGCACCGGTAAGCAGCACCCAGGAACCGGTGACCTcgtccaaggcggccaagaaaTCTGCAAGTTCAGGCATTGCCTCGCAGCTCAGAAAAATCATCTCTGAACTTTCGGGtgttgaagaaggcgagaTCCAAGCCGACAGTGCTCTGGCAGATCTCGGCATCGACTCCTTGTTGGGCATGGAGCTGGCTCACGAGGTAGACTCTGCCTTCAAGATCAACATCCCCGAGGCTACTCTGATGGAAattgtcgactttccagGCTTGCTCAAGGTGGTTGCGGAGCTCCTCGGAGAGTCCGTAGAACCAGATGccggggaggagggagggcaTGAGCAAATTGCATCCAGCAGCACAAGTGAATTCGGTGACCGAAGTAACTCTGAGTGCTCCGGATTTCAGACTGGAGTCAGCACCCCGGCTCTGTCTGAACCAGAAGTCCCCTTCGATCTGAAGCTCTCGCATGAATTGGTTATGCAGACATTCACCGCGGTCAAGGAGAAGACGGATGACCGCATCGTGGAGCATGGCCAGGAGAATTACGCCACAGTCGCCGAACCTCTCCAGACGGAGCTCTGTATATCGCTGACGCTAGATGCACTGGATGACTTGGGATACAGTGTCAGGAATGCGCCTGCCGGTTCTTCCATCACGCGAGTTCCACATCCGGCCGAGCATTCACGGTTAGTCGATGCCTTGTACGCCatgttggagaaggaaggCAATCTTGTTACGGTGGACGGAGGCCGAATCACTCGAACAAGTACACCATGCCCCGTCCAATCCAGCCAGGACATTTTCCAACGCCTCCTATCCCAGTTCCCTGATCAGCATGTAGCTGACAAGCTTACATTCTACGCGGGCTCCCGCCTGGCCGATGTCCTGCGGGAAAAGACAAACGGCATCAAGCTCATCTTTGGCTGCACCGAAGGTCGCGAGTTGGTGTCCCGATTCTACGCCGAGTGGCCGCTGCACAAGTTGCTCTACCGCCAACTTCAAGACTTTGTACGCCGTCTCGCAGAGGAGTTGAAGGCCGTGAATGGCGGCCCTCTCAAGATCCTCGAGATGGGCGCGGGAACAGGAGGCACCACGAAGCTTCTCCTGCCGATCCTTGCGGAAGCCAACATTCCGGTAGAATATACCTTCACAGACTTGGCTCCTTCGTTTGTAGCCGCGGCACGCAAAAACTTCAAGGACTACCCATTCATGAAGTTCCGCCAACACGACATTAGCAACCCCCCTCCGCAAGACTTGATCGGCACACAGCATCTAATCGTCGCAAGCAACGCGGTCCATGCCACGCCCAATCtgaagacgtcgacgggtAATATTCGCAAAGCACTGCGAGAGGACGGCATGCTCCTCTTGGTTGAAATGACGGGCCGCGTGTGGTGGATGGACCTTGTCTTTGGGCTCTTTGAGGGCTGGTGGCTGTTTGACGACGGCCGCGAGTACGTCGTGCAAGACGAGAGACAGTGGGAGCGAGACCTGCAATCCGTCGGGTACGGAGTCGTCGACTGGACCGACGGCGGCCGACCCGAAAACAAGCTCGAGAGGCTCATCatcgcctcggcctcgagaaGTACTAGGTGCGCATCACTGCCAACTCCTCCGCCCTGTGTCAAGAGCCCCTCAGCTGACTGCGAGTTTCGAGAAGCAGCCGTTAAAGAATACGTCGAGGACCTCTCCAGGGGCTTCGCCGAGTCCCTTGGTGTTGGGGCCGCGCTGGGCGGAGGACAAGGTGCAAGGACGAGACGAGGGGATGGGAAGTGCGTTCTCGTCACGGGTGGGACGGGAAGTCTGGGTGCGCATATTGTTGCCAACTTGGCTTTGCGCCCGGATGTACGGGAAGTTGTTTGTCTGAATAGGAGGAGCAAGGTTGACGCCGTGCTGCGCCAAACGCGGAGCATGCTTGACAAGGGTCTCAGCCTGCCCGGGGAAGCGCTGGAGAAGTTGAGGGTATTCGAGACAGACTTGTCGAAACAGTTTTTGGGTCTCTCGGAGGCTGATTACCACGGCTTGACCGCGTCGGTCACTCACATCGTTCACAATGCCTGGCTGATGAATACCAAGTGGCCGCTCAAACGATTCGAGCCGCAGCTGCGCATCATGAGAAACATGATTTACTTGGCTCGGGATGCGTCACTGGCCAAGGAGTCGACGGAAAAGGTCTCTTTCCAACTCGTCTCGTcggtcgccgccgtcggccactGGCCCGTATGGTCAGGAGAGGCGACGGTTCCCGAGGAGCGCATGACGATTGACTCTGTTCTACCCATTGGATACGGCGACGCCAAACACACCTGCGAGAAACTGCTGGATCGGACGCTGCACTTGTTCCCGGGGCGCTTCCGCGTTACGGTTGTCCGGCCGGGGCAGATTGCCGGCTCTAGCGGCTCGGGCTACTGGAATTCCATGGAGCATGTGCCTTTTCTCATCAAGTCTTCGCAGACGCTGGGCGTTCTCCCCGACCTCCCTGGCCATCTCGCCTGGGCTCCTGTTGATGCGGTGGCGGGAACGGCGGTGGACATCTTGACGCTGCCGGACAATGTGCAGGCTCACCCTGTGTATCACATCGACAACCCCAAGAGGCAGTCCTGGTCCGAGATGGTTCGCATGCTGGCAAGGGCACTCGATATCCCGGACGACAAGATCATTCCGTTTGCGGATTGGATACACGTGGTGCGAAGTAATGCCAAGCAAAGCAACGGGCCTGACGAGGAAAACCCAGCCTCCATGCTTGCCGACTTTTTTGAGCAGGATTTTGTGCACATGTCGTGTGGTGCCATGGTGCTGGGGACTGACAAGGCCTGCGAGCATTCCGTTACTTTGAGGAGTTTGGAGCCTGTCACTGAAGCATTGCTGGGATCCTACGTGAGCAATTGGCAGAAAGCTGGGTTTTTGAGGCGATAG
- the apdF_0 gene encoding Aspyridones efflux protein, producing the protein MQTPAMTKSEARSPEPSSLLDADARPVSEDSNHVQETPSDAVEKPQENRGPPPDGGLVAWFHVACSFALFFNSWGILSTFGVFQTHYESGDIFTASSSNISWIGAIQYCLAMMTGFWAGPVYDRGYLRLLIVLGSSGVVLGHVALSFCKTYAQVLLAEGFCIGIGAGCLFVCAVSILPGYFTSKLGLAIGIASSGSAIGAVVYSVVASKLLEQLGFSWMVRVLGFIALGVLVVPVVGMRIRAPSPKRRGFVDRSAFTDVPYLIFVVGTFFASSSLSTINSYISFFTESNKLASHDMSFYIVAILNAASFFGRIIPNFASDHVGPLNVIFPCSLITGLLSLCTMAVHSLAGAVVIAIWLGFFSGVFIAMPPVCFASLTQDKSNIGTRIGMGYSLAGLGYLAGAPAAGRVLHSSDWLNWHALWLYCGLMSIAAGLTYLTVRISKVGFRVLVKG; encoded by the coding sequence ATGCAGACGCCAGCCATGACCAAGTCAGAGGCTCGCAGCCCGGAACCGTCCTCGCTGCTCGATGCTGATGCCCGACCTGTATCAGAAGACAGCAATCATGTACAGGAAACCCCGTCCGACGCGGTCGAAAAACCGCAAGAAAATAGGGGACCGCCTCCAGACGGAGGCCTGGTAGCCTGGTTTCACGTTGCCTGCAGTttcgccctcttcttcaactCGTGGGGGATTCTCAGCACATTTGGCGTATTCCAGACGCATTACGAGTCGGGGGACATCTTCacggcttcctcgtcgaACATCTCCTGGATCGGCGCCATACAGTActgcctggccatgatgacgggaTTCTGGGCCGGGCCAGTCTACGACCGGGGATATCTTCGCCTGCTCATTGTGCTGGGGAGCTCTGGCGTCGTTCTCGGCCACGTAGCACTCAGTTTCTGCAAGACGTATGCCCAAGTCTTGCTCGCCGAAGGGTtctgcatcggcatcggcgcGGGCTGCCTGTTTGTCTGCGCCGTGTCGATCCTGCCCGGCTATTTCACGTCCAAGCTGggcctggccattggcatcgCCTCCTCGGGGTCTGCcatcggcgccgtcgtctaCTCCGTCGTCGCGTCCAAGCTGCTGGAGCAACTCGGCTTCAGCTGGATGGTGCGCGTCTTGGGCTTCATTGCCCTGGGGGTTCTGGTCGTGCCCGTCGTCGGCATGCGAATCCGGGCCCCTTCGCCGAAACGCCGGGGTTTCGTTGACCGGTCTGCGTTTACCGACGTGCCATACTTGATCTTTGTGGTTGGCACCTTTTTTGCCTCGTCGAGTCTGTCTACCATCAACTCTTACATATCCTTCTTCACGGAAAGCAACAAGCTCGCGTCTCATGACATGTCGTTTTACATTGTCGCCATTCTGAACGCGGCATCCTTCTTCGGTCGCATCATTCCGAATTTCGCGTCGGACCATGTTGGCCCGCTCAATGTTATTTTCCCGTGTTCCCTTATCACGGGACTCTTGTCTTTGTGCACGATGGCGGTTCATTCCCTGGCGGGCGCCGTCGTGATTGCCATTTGGCTGGGGTTCTTTAGTGGTGTGTTTATCGCCATGCCTCCCGTGTGCTTTGCCAGCTTGACGCAGGACAAGAGCAACATTGGGACGCGCATAGGCATGGGCTACAGTTTGGCCGGGCTGGGATACCTTGCTGGAGCACCAGCGGCAGGGAGAGTCTTGCACTCCTCCGACTGGCTCAACTGGCACGCCTTGTGGCTATACTGTGGACTGATGTCTATAGCTGCTGGCTTGACGTACTTGACGGTACGAATCTCCAAGGTTGGTTTCAGGGTCTTGGTCAAGGGTTGA